A single Sutterella megalosphaeroides DNA region contains:
- the pepT gene encoding peptidase T — protein sequence MTSSTRPPVLERFLRYAVLDTESDRDSTTAPSSEKQLRLAELLVEELLALGVEDARIGKGGVVYGSLPATPGCEATPAIGFIAHMDTSPDAPGANVSPQIVRYEGGDVLLNEAQGIVFEAERFPEIRKYAGEDVVFTDGTTLLGADDKAGIAAIVEMVARLQADPSIPHAKICVGFTPDEEVARGTENFDIEMFGARYAYTFDGGEVGGLEYENFNGGTAWVTSTGVGVHPGSAKGKMVNSLRFLAKYIDRLPPEMSPECTSGHEGFVHPNHVEGSVVSSTVRILIRDHDRALYEAKKALLVRIADEINAEFPQAKLDVRIKDSYENMLAYIERTPKVLDVVREAYRRAGLEPVEEPIRGGTDGARLSARGLPTPNVFTGGLNFHGVYECLPVKSLEKACDVALELARLSAEVTSLE from the coding sequence ATGACCTCCTCCACCCGCCCGCCCGTTCTCGAGCGTTTCCTTCGCTACGCCGTTCTCGACACCGAGTCGGACCGCGACAGCACCACCGCCCCGTCCTCAGAAAAGCAGCTTCGCTTGGCGGAGCTGCTCGTCGAAGAACTCCTCGCGCTCGGCGTCGAAGACGCCCGCATCGGGAAGGGCGGCGTCGTCTACGGGAGCCTTCCCGCGACCCCGGGGTGCGAAGCGACACCCGCGATCGGTTTCATCGCCCACATGGATACGTCGCCCGACGCCCCGGGCGCCAACGTCTCCCCGCAAATCGTCCGCTACGAAGGGGGCGACGTTCTTTTGAACGAAGCGCAAGGCATTGTGTTCGAAGCGGAACGCTTCCCCGAAATCCGCAAGTACGCGGGCGAAGACGTGGTCTTCACCGATGGCACGACCCTTCTCGGCGCGGACGACAAGGCAGGGATCGCCGCGATCGTCGAAATGGTCGCGCGCCTGCAGGCCGACCCCTCGATTCCGCACGCGAAGATTTGCGTGGGCTTCACGCCCGACGAAGAGGTCGCCCGCGGGACGGAGAATTTTGATATTGAGATGTTCGGCGCCCGCTATGCTTACACGTTCGACGGAGGCGAGGTCGGGGGACTCGAATACGAAAACTTCAACGGCGGCACCGCGTGGGTGACGTCGACGGGCGTGGGCGTCCATCCGGGGAGCGCCAAGGGGAAGATGGTGAATTCCCTGCGGTTCCTTGCGAAATACATCGATCGATTGCCTCCTGAAATGAGTCCCGAATGCACGAGCGGGCACGAAGGCTTCGTGCATCCCAATCACGTCGAAGGGTCGGTCGTTTCGAGCACCGTGCGCATTCTCATTCGCGACCACGACCGGGCGCTTTACGAAGCGAAGAAAGCGCTCCTCGTTCGGATTGCCGACGAAATCAACGCCGAATTCCCGCAAGCCAAGCTCGACGTTCGGATCAAGGACTCGTACGAAAACATGCTCGCCTACATCGAACGCACCCCGAAGGTGCTCGACGTCGTGCGCGAAGCCTACCGCCGTGCGGGGCTCGAACCCGTCGAAGAGCCGATTCGCGGCGGCACGGACGGCGCCCGCCTTTCGGCGCGGGGCCTCCCCACGCCGAACGTCTTTACGGGCGGTCTCAATTTCCACGGGGTCTACGAGTGCCTCCCCGTCAAGTCCCTCGAAAAGGCGTGCGACGTCGCGCTCGAACTCGCGCGACTCTCGGCCGAGGTGACGTCGCTCGAGTGA
- the hybE gene encoding [NiFe]-hydrogenase assembly chaperone HybE: MSDVRQLRVHSLNPSSFFEAGFRHAAETRMKGLPVLNPKVAVRAHGFRRWGNDWIGAMTTPWAIFCVFACGCRETWPETRRAGSTFVVELPAGDFTFTTVEDEALGAYGMLSLKSPVNDVGDGETADLIAQMALDMMLTADRIPEDDEDATPLIAPNADGKLHRVIPIRIAPPKNIEETPVLTPKALEPEKPEEREPFFDRIERAGKTSVSRRKLFAPFGGKKTQQNEPSTGAVERTPGAQSDD; the protein is encoded by the coding sequence ATGTCCGACGTTCGTCAGCTTCGCGTTCACAGCCTCAACCCCTCGTCCTTTTTCGAGGCGGGGTTTCGGCATGCGGCCGAAACCCGCATGAAGGGGTTGCCCGTACTCAACCCGAAAGTCGCCGTGCGCGCGCACGGTTTTCGCCGCTGGGGGAACGACTGGATCGGCGCGATGACGACGCCTTGGGCGATTTTCTGCGTCTTTGCCTGCGGCTGTCGCGAGACCTGGCCCGAGACCCGTCGCGCGGGCTCGACCTTCGTCGTGGAATTGCCCGCAGGGGATTTTACTTTCACGACGGTGGAAGACGAGGCGCTCGGCGCCTACGGGATGCTGAGTTTGAAGAGTCCCGTCAACGACGTCGGGGACGGGGAGACCGCAGACCTGATCGCGCAGATGGCGCTCGACATGATGCTCACCGCCGACCGCATCCCGGAAGACGACGAAGACGCAACGCCGCTCATCGCTCCGAACGCGGACGGGAAACTCCACCGCGTGATTCCGATTCGCATCGCGCCCCCGAAGAACATCGAAGAGACGCCGGTCCTCACGCCCAAGGCGCTCGAGCCCGAGAAGCCCGAAGAGCGCGAACCCTTCTTCGATCGGATCGAGCGCGCCGGAAAGACGTCCGTTTCGCGCCGGAAGCTCTTCGCCCCCTTCGGCGGAAAGAAAACGCAGCAGAACGAACCTTCGACGGGGGCCGTCGAAAGAACCCCGGGAGCGCAGTCGGATGATTGA
- a CDS encoding methylated-DNA--[protein]-cysteine S-methyltransferase, with translation MTVIRYAYFTHRTGPRGTWEAAVRRTGDDEALVGLGLLPPGVDPMNEDSPSPLTEKLFKELAEYLDGHRTEFDIPLAPEGTEFRRAVWDVLRRIPYGETRSYKEVALALGDPNAARAVGGACNRNPILVLVPCHRVIGASGDLTGFALGLDVKTSLLELEAAHRPEP, from the coding sequence ATGACGGTCATTCGCTACGCGTACTTCACCCATCGCACCGGCCCCCGAGGCACCTGGGAAGCGGCCGTACGTCGCACGGGCGACGACGAAGCGCTCGTCGGCCTCGGGCTTTTGCCCCCGGGGGTCGACCCCATGAACGAGGACTCGCCCTCGCCCCTCACGGAAAAGCTCTTCAAGGAGCTCGCCGAATACCTCGATGGGCACCGTACCGAATTCGACATTCCGCTTGCCCCCGAAGGGACGGAATTTCGCCGTGCCGTCTGGGACGTGCTCCGTCGCATTCCCTACGGCGAAACGCGCTCCTACAAAGAGGTGGCGCTTGCGCTCGGCGACCCGAATGCGGCGCGCGCCGTGGGCGGCGCCTGCAACCGCAACCCCATTCTGGTGCTTGTTCCCTGCCACCGCGTGATCGGTGCTTCGGGCGACCTCACGGGCTTTGCGTTGGGGCTTGACGTGAAGACGTCGCTTCTGGAGCTTGAAGCGGCGCACCGACCCGAGCCCTGA